In the genome of Treponema pedis, one region contains:
- a CDS encoding ABC transporter substrate-binding protein, with protein sequence MNKKNYVLMAMISVVLLIMTGCQKEADNVAEESIRDTSKEKSAVSIQVMDKEVKFDKAPEKVVVVGYDNAEVMAALGLENRIAGLTGCMYRSDHCYPDLGKKLEGISVLPDGKAKGVPSFESVLTNEADMIYCMSYHFTPDFVAPMDDFEKNQIKYYASKGTYGEYLTMEAVYEDIQNIGKIFHVEEKANELILEYKGKISEVTDKIKNSKPVNVFVFDYQDRTGIMTPGGKGFQNNLLKLAGADNVFSDFDSDFDVATIEQIITRDPEYIILIEYWDKNETEEKIAYLESLPELADVKAVKNKNYISLTGIEYFPSLHNADGIRKIAEVIHPDVFK encoded by the coding sequence ATGAATAAAAAAAATTATGTATTGATGGCAATGATATCGGTTGTATTGTTGATAATGACAGGGTGTCAAAAAGAGGCGGATAACGTTGCCGAAGAGTCGATACGGGATACTTCCAAAGAGAAGTCGGCAGTTTCCATTCAAGTTATGGATAAAGAAGTTAAGTTTGATAAAGCTCCTGAAAAGGTCGTTGTTGTAGGTTATGATAATGCGGAAGTGATGGCGGCATTGGGATTGGAAAATCGGATTGCGGGATTGACAGGGTGCATGTATCGCTCAGACCATTGTTATCCTGATTTGGGTAAAAAATTGGAAGGGATTTCCGTTTTGCCGGACGGTAAAGCTAAAGGAGTTCCTTCTTTTGAATCGGTGTTGACGAATGAAGCGGACATGATATATTGTATGTCTTATCATTTTACTCCGGATTTTGTAGCACCGATGGATGATTTTGAGAAAAATCAAATAAAATACTATGCTTCGAAAGGTACTTACGGAGAGTATTTGACTATGGAAGCGGTGTATGAAGACATTCAAAACATAGGCAAAATATTTCATGTTGAAGAAAAAGCGAATGAATTGATTCTGGAATACAAAGGTAAAATCTCCGAGGTAACGGATAAAATAAAGAATTCAAAGCCTGTGAATGTTTTTGTATTTGACTATCAAGATAGAACCGGGATTATGACACCGGGAGGTAAAGGATTTCAAAATAACCTTTTAAAACTTGCCGGAGCCGATAATGTCTTTTCCGATTTTGATTCCGACTTTGATGTAGCTACGATAGAGCAAATCATTACAAGAGACCCTGAGTATATTATATTGATTGAGTACTGGGACAAAAATGAAACGGAAGAAAAAATCGCTTATTTGGAAAGTTTGCCGGAGTTGGCGGATGTAAAAGCCGTAAAAAATAAAAATTATATTTCTTTAACTGGAATTGAATATTTCCCGAGTTTGCATAATGCCGACGGAATTAGAAAGATTGCAGAAGTGATTCATCCTGATGTGTTTAAATAA
- a CDS encoding methyl-accepting chemotaxis protein encodes MKRFSLKLKTFIFSVIILTFVFIIFLSAGQINTVKRNKDTLKRLSDLLYESYDKKIKLQVENIVSLIDSYNAIYEKENMPLNERKNRIKEIIRNMRYEKDGYFWIDTPDGISVLLPVEPDMEGKSRLDLKDTNNTYIVKEFINAATGKGDEFVNYYFPRAGQTKAVHKRSYTIHYPGYDWIIGTGNYLDDIEKEISAIQEQLYASLIETTVKNIITGLITLTITIAVFYFIIVKLFISPIILTSKMLVNISEGDGNLTSKLPVKGRDEVAQLSSAFNKTMQKIRYIILSIMKENNSLQNLGMELTSNMTETASSVNQINANIDSVKQQVISQAASITETAATVEEIIRTIKQLNNSIEAQAASVTQSSSSIEQMTSNISSVTNMLEKNGKVMENAYAQTINGKNGAHTANEIVAQIAEKSSSLLEASQIIQNIASQTNLLAMNAAIEAAHAGEAGKGFAVVADEIRKLAEESNVQGKQIGEVIKESLQIIEKITIAGTGAEKTFDKVYELVNTLTEQEALILSSMREQENANREILKAIKNINTVTEEVKNGSSEMLKGGEGVASEMRKLDDLARTITDSMNEMASGAVQINNAVQEVNEMSRKNKESIDILTQEVNKFKV; translated from the coding sequence ATGAAAAGATTCAGTTTAAAACTAAAAACATTTATTTTTTCGGTAATAATTTTAACTTTTGTTTTTATTATTTTCCTCAGTGCAGGACAAATAAACACGGTAAAACGAAATAAAGATACCTTAAAAAGACTGTCCGATTTATTATACGAATCATACGACAAAAAAATCAAACTTCAAGTCGAAAATATCGTCTCGCTTATTGATTCTTATAATGCAATTTACGAAAAAGAAAATATGCCGCTTAATGAAAGAAAAAACCGTATTAAAGAAATAATAAGAAATATGCGTTACGAAAAAGACGGTTACTTTTGGATAGACACGCCCGACGGTATAAGCGTTTTACTTCCGGTCGAACCCGATATGGAAGGTAAATCACGGCTTGATTTAAAAGACACAAACAATACCTATATAGTAAAAGAATTTATAAATGCCGCAACCGGAAAAGGTGACGAATTTGTAAATTATTATTTTCCGAGAGCAGGGCAAACAAAGGCGGTTCATAAACGCAGCTATACAATACATTATCCCGGATATGATTGGATTATAGGAACCGGAAATTATCTTGACGATATTGAAAAAGAAATAAGCGCAATACAGGAACAGCTATATGCATCTCTAATAGAAACTACGGTAAAAAACATTATAACGGGCCTTATCACATTGACAATTACAATCGCAGTCTTTTATTTTATAATAGTAAAACTTTTTATAAGCCCGATTATTCTTACCTCAAAGATGCTTGTAAATATTTCCGAAGGAGACGGAAATTTAACATCAAAACTTCCAGTAAAAGGAAGAGATGAAGTTGCGCAACTTTCCTCCGCATTTAATAAAACTATGCAAAAAATCAGGTATATAATTCTTTCAATTATGAAAGAAAATAATTCTTTGCAAAACTTAGGTATGGAATTAACTTCAAATATGACGGAAACGGCAAGCTCCGTTAATCAGATAAATGCGAATATAGACAGTGTAAAACAACAAGTTATTTCGCAAGCCGCAAGCATTACGGAAACTGCCGCAACCGTGGAAGAAATAATACGAACCATCAAACAACTTAATAACAGTATCGAAGCACAGGCTGCAAGCGTAACTCAATCTTCTTCATCTATAGAGCAAATGACGTCGAACATAAGTTCCGTTACAAATATGCTCGAAAAAAACGGAAAAGTAATGGAAAATGCTTATGCTCAAACCATAAACGGAAAAAACGGTGCTCATACGGCAAATGAAATAGTCGCACAAATTGCGGAAAAATCCAGCTCTCTTCTTGAAGCAAGCCAAATTATACAAAATATTGCAAGTCAAACGAATTTACTGGCAATGAACGCGGCAATAGAAGCCGCACATGCCGGAGAAGCGGGAAAAGGATTTGCCGTCGTTGCAGATGAAATACGCAAACTTGCCGAAGAATCCAATGTACAGGGTAAACAAATAGGAGAAGTAATAAAAGAATCCCTTCAAATCATTGAAAAAATAACAATTGCGGGAACCGGAGCCGAAAAAACATTCGATAAGGTATATGAGCTTGTAAACACTCTTACCGAACAGGAAGCTCTTATTTTGTCTTCAATGCGTGAACAGGAAAATGCAAACAGAGAAATTTTAAAAGCTATTAAAAATATAAACACCGTAACGGAAGAAGTAAAAAACGGCTCTTCGGAAATGCTTAAAGGCGGAGAAGGCGTTGCATCGGAAATGCGGAAATTGGACGATTTAGCCCGCACTATTACAGACAGTATGAATGAAATGGCATCGGGTGCGGTACAAATCAATAATGCCGTTCAGGAAGTAAATGAAATGAGCCGAAAAAACAAAGAAAGTATAGATATTTTAACGCAGGAAGTAAATAAATTTAAAGTTTAA
- a CDS encoding protein-glutamate methylesterase/protein-glutamine glutaminase, with translation MEDIRVLIVDDSALMRNLIGKIVEATPGLKIADKAMNGKFALQKLERAQPDIIVLDLEMPEMNGVEFLRELKKLNIKIPVVILSSIAKEGAKITIECLELGAVDFITKPSGSESANLHTVSDTLSKMLLAYGRRYILERSKNSSGEIPKGLAEQYRSAPSETAGGSSPIFNMQLNKPAEKPSPVRSPGNIQIIAIGISTGGPNALRQVFADLAPDLPQPIVVVQHMPPGFTEEFANSLNKICPLEVKEAADGDVIKQGRILIAPGGRHLTVEKRSLAAIARITDTPPQSGHRPSADVLFESVAKEYQNHALGIIMTGMGKDGAQNITKLYTEGSRTLGQDEASSVVYGMPRVAWEMGGVMEQISLSNMASVINNYGKEYA, from the coding sequence ATGGAAGATATAAGAGTTTTAATTGTAGACGATTCCGCATTAATGAGAAATTTAATCGGAAAGATTGTAGAAGCAACGCCCGGTTTAAAAATTGCGGATAAGGCAATGAACGGTAAATTTGCTCTTCAAAAACTTGAAAGAGCGCAGCCCGACATTATCGTATTGGATTTGGAAATGCCTGAAATGAACGGCGTTGAATTTTTACGGGAATTAAAAAAACTAAATATAAAAATCCCTGTGGTAATTTTATCAAGTATTGCAAAAGAAGGGGCAAAAATTACTATAGAATGTTTGGAACTCGGAGCGGTAGACTTTATTACAAAACCGTCCGGCTCCGAATCGGCGAATCTGCATACGGTTTCGGATACCCTTTCCAAAATGCTTTTGGCATACGGAAGAAGGTACATACTTGAAAGGTCTAAAAACTCATCGGGAGAAATCCCTAAAGGACTTGCCGAGCAGTACCGCTCCGCCCCGTCGGAAACGGCAGGCGGCTCTTCGCCAATTTTTAATATGCAATTAAATAAACCGGCAGAAAAACCTTCTCCCGTACGAAGTCCCGGAAACATTCAAATAATAGCAATAGGAATTTCCACAGGAGGGCCGAATGCATTAAGACAGGTATTTGCGGATTTGGCACCCGATTTACCGCAGCCTATTGTAGTAGTACAACATATGCCGCCGGGATTTACGGAAGAATTTGCAAACAGCTTAAATAAAATTTGCCCGCTGGAAGTAAAAGAAGCCGCCGACGGAGATGTAATAAAACAGGGACGTATTTTAATTGCTCCCGGAGGAAGACACTTAACCGTCGAAAAACGCTCCCTTGCCGCCATTGCAAGGATTACCGATACTCCTCCTCAAAGCGGACACCGTCCCAGTGCCGATGTTCTTTTTGAATCGGTTGCAAAAGAATATCAAAATCATGCTTTAGGTATTATTATGACGGGCATGGGAAAAGACGGAGCGCAAAATATAACAAAACTTTATACCGAAGGCTCCCGTACCTTGGGACAGGATGAAGCATCTTCCGTAGTATACGGAATGCCCCGTGTAGCTTGGGAAATGGGCGGTGTAATGGAGCAAATAAGTCTTAGCAATATGGCTTCCGTAATTAACAACTACGGTAAAGAATACGCATAA
- a CDS encoding CheR family methyltransferase: protein MPDFLTDDEFRMFSDLIYNASGITFSASNRAILESRLKEKLRAKQLEKVSDYYNLILKDSEEQKNLLDSVTTNLTRFFRNQPHFDALQNYVIPELVKIKRAAGKSKIKIWSAGCSTGEEPYTIAMMMKKYLPAGFTAEIIASDLSLKCLLVGKTGFYQEARIAGVPDDYLHTYFDKLNDGYQIKPEIMKMISFDYHNLKHESKQNDFDIVFCRNVLIYFDEPAQKDVIDKFWKAMSPKSFLFIGHSESLFGMNTKFEFLKTDWACFYKKDV from the coding sequence ATGCCCGATTTTTTAACTGATGATGAATTTCGTATGTTCAGCGATTTAATTTATAATGCCAGCGGTATTACTTTTTCGGCGAGTAACCGTGCAATCCTGGAAAGCCGCTTAAAGGAAAAATTAAGGGCAAAACAGCTGGAAAAAGTTTCGGATTATTATAATCTCATTTTAAAAGATTCCGAAGAACAAAAAAATTTATTGGATTCGGTAACGACAAATTTAACACGTTTTTTCAGAAATCAACCGCATTTTGATGCCTTACAAAATTACGTAATTCCCGAACTCGTAAAAATAAAACGTGCGGCAGGAAAAAGTAAAATAAAAATATGGAGTGCAGGCTGTTCGACAGGGGAAGAACCGTATACTATTGCAATGATGATGAAAAAATATCTTCCTGCGGGTTTTACGGCGGAAATAATAGCGTCCGACCTATCTTTAAAATGCCTTTTGGTAGGAAAGACGGGTTTTTATCAGGAAGCCCGCATTGCGGGAGTTCCGGATGATTATCTTCACACTTATTTCGATAAATTAAATGACGGGTATCAAATTAAACCTGAAATTATGAAAATGATAAGTTTCGACTATCACAATTTAAAACATGAATCAAAGCAAAATGACTTCGATATAGTATTTTGCAGAAACGTTTTAATTTATTTCGATGAACCCGCACAAAAGGACGTTATCGATAAATTTTGGAAAGCGATGTCGCCAAAATCATTTTTGTTTATAGGTCATTCCGAATCTCTTTTCGGAATGAATACGAAATTCGAATTTTTAAAAACCGACTGGGCATGTTTTTATAAAAAAGATGTCTAA
- a CDS encoding LptA/OstA family protein has translation MKRFLNKFLPFFLFTLSFCRLNSENSKINFSADSVKASVSENKKTTNLIGNAVVAVDNLKITADSIEIFGTDYRYVNATGTVSGEDSKNGYSFKADFIKFDRKTDIVLMFGKIELNDTKNDVTISAENVEYKKKNEIMIMRFNIKILRKDIECNSMFALYNRTESKLELTGRPAVKKGGDEFKAAKISVNLETEDISLDGRVSGSVEEKTGEKKDDAGGGEAASSETSEVRTDGAESGKEEKEDPVKDGQEK, from the coding sequence ATGAAACGATTTTTAAATAAATTTTTACCGTTTTTTCTTTTTACACTTTCCTTTTGCCGTTTAAATTCCGAAAATTCCAAAATAAATTTTTCGGCCGACAGCGTAAAGGCTTCCGTTTCCGAAAATAAAAAAACTACAAATCTTATAGGAAATGCCGTTGTAGCTGTAGATAACTTAAAAATAACTGCGGACAGCATAGAGATTTTCGGTACCGATTATCGTTATGTAAACGCCACAGGTACGGTTTCGGGTGAAGATTCAAAAAACGGGTATTCATTTAAGGCAGATTTTATCAAATTCGACAGAAAGACCGATATTGTTTTAATGTTCGGAAAGATAGAACTTAACGATACCAAAAATGATGTTACAATTTCCGCCGAAAATGTTGAATATAAGAAAAAAAATGAAATAATGATTATGCGGTTTAACATAAAAATTTTGCGTAAAGATATAGAATGTAATTCTATGTTTGCATTATATAACAGAACCGAATCCAAGTTGGAGCTGACCGGAAGGCCTGCCGTAAAAAAAGGCGGCGATGAGTTTAAGGCGGCAAAAATTTCCGTTAATTTGGAAACTGAAGATATTTCGCTTGACGGAAGAGTGAGCGGTTCGGTTGAAGAAAAAACCGGGGAAAAAAAAGATGATGCGGGCGGCGGAGAAGCCGCTTCTTCGGAAACTTCCGAAGTTCGGACAGACGGTGCGGAATCCGGCAAAGAAGAAAAAGAAGACCCGGTAAAAGACGGACAGGAAAAATAA
- the lptB gene encoding LPS export ABC transporter ATP-binding protein — protein MIENKSILKVEGLNKFFRKKHAVHDVSFSMEQGEIVGLLGPNGAGKTTSFYMIVGFYKPNSGDIYLNGKKITDLPMYKRAREGISYLPQEASVFRKLTVEQNIYAILETRKDLDKVQKKERLEFLLNEFGITANRKQQAYTLSGGERRRTEIARALAIEPKFLLLDEPFAGIDPIAVHDIKTIIRLLAKQGIGILITDHNVRDTLEITDRAYIIGKGEIVEQGSRDDILNSEIARQIYLGEEFKM, from the coding sequence ATGATTGAAAATAAGAGTATACTGAAAGTTGAGGGCTTAAATAAATTTTTTAGAAAAAAGCACGCCGTACACGATGTAAGTTTTTCTATGGAACAGGGGGAAATAGTAGGGCTTTTGGGGCCTAACGGAGCCGGTAAAACGACCTCGTTTTATATGATTGTCGGCTTTTATAAACCCAATTCAGGAGATATTTATTTAAACGGAAAAAAGATAACCGATTTACCCATGTATAAAAGGGCCAGAGAAGGTATTTCGTATTTACCTCAAGAGGCTTCGGTTTTCCGTAAGCTGACTGTAGAACAAAATATTTATGCCATTTTGGAAACTCGTAAAGATTTGGATAAGGTTCAAAAAAAAGAAAGACTTGAATTTCTTTTAAATGAATTCGGAATAACGGCAAACAGAAAACAACAGGCATATACGCTTTCGGGAGGCGAAAGACGCAGAACGGAGATTGCCCGGGCTCTTGCAATTGAACCTAAATTTTTACTTCTTGATGAGCCTTTTGCGGGGATTGACCCGATTGCGGTTCACGATATAAAAACTATTATACGTCTTTTGGCAAAGCAGGGTATAGGTATTTTAATAACCGACCATAATGTCCGCGATACTTTGGAGATAACTGACAGAGCTTATATAATAGGTAAAGGCGAAATTGTCGAGCAAGGTTCCAGGGACGATATTCTGAATTCCGAAATTGCACGTCAAATTTATTTGGGCGAAGAATTTAAAATGTAG
- a CDS encoding FMN-binding protein yields the protein MKKLFFLFIAMFFVSCLGKNGEASVSGIFEGIGKGLLGDIRVRVEIENNKIKTIDVVEYSDTPGYSDTVFDYLPDKIIDAGSVDVDIISGATITSRAFLEAVKDALKKAGLP from the coding sequence ATGAAAAAATTATTTTTTTTATTTATTGCAATGTTTTTTGTTTCGTGTTTAGGTAAAAACGGTGAAGCCTCGGTTTCCGGTATTTTTGAAGGAATCGGAAAAGGCTTGTTAGGCGATATTCGCGTAAGAGTTGAAATCGAAAATAATAAAATTAAAACTATAGACGTAGTTGAGTATTCCGATACGCCAGGTTACAGCGATACCGTTTTTGATTATTTACCGGATAAGATTATCGATGCAGGTTCCGTTGATGTGGATATAATAAGCGGGGCTACTATTACGAGCCGGGCTTTTTTAGAAGCTGTAAAAGACGCTTTAAAAAAGGCGGGCTTGCCTTGA
- a CDS encoding HD domain-containing protein, translating into MNNDEKLKPEIIENAKLYIKKIFQDDYSGHDFFHTMRVYRTAAYIAKRENADIYIVKLAALLHDVDDIKLSPDTHADKNRALLFMQSNKVSVKVCKSVLSIIGQVSYTGKDSVIPDTIEGKCVQDADRLDALGAIGIARAFAYGGSRNRQIYNPEIKPRMNMGKNEYQHHISTTVNHFYEKLFYLKDIDEYRYGKTYCTAKRKIYEKFYFRIFNRMEYGRY; encoded by the coding sequence ATGAATAACGATGAAAAATTAAAACCTGAAATAATTGAAAATGCAAAACTGTATATAAAAAAAATATTTCAGGACGATTACAGCGGACACGATTTTTTTCACACAATGCGGGTATACAGAACGGCGGCTTACATTGCAAAAAGAGAAAACGCCGATATTTATATTGTAAAGTTGGCAGCCTTATTGCACGATGTCGATGATATAAAACTTTCGCCCGATACGCACGCCGATAAAAACAGAGCTCTTTTGTTTATGCAATCCAATAAGGTAAGCGTAAAAGTATGTAAATCCGTTTTATCGATTATCGGTCAAGTTTCATATACGGGAAAAGATTCGGTAATTCCGGACACTATCGAAGGAAAATGTGTACAAGATGCTGACAGGCTTGACGCTTTGGGGGCAATCGGAATAGCAAGAGCCTTTGCATACGGAGGAAGCCGTAACAGACAAATCTACAACCCGGAAATAAAACCTCGTATGAATATGGGCAAAAACGAATATCAACATCATATATCCACTACCGTCAATCATTTTTACGAAAAATTATTTTATCTTAAAGATATAGATGAATACCGATACGGCAAAACATATTGCACTGCAAAGAGAAAAATATATGAAAAATTTTATTTCCGAATTTTTAACCGAATGGAATATGGAAGATATTAA
- a CDS encoding aminoacyl-histidine dipeptidase, translating to MNPLQNTEPKNVFNWFYEISQIPRGSGNEKAISDFLVKFAKERNLEVYQDTAMNVIIKKNGTKGFENSPAVILQGHMDMVCEKETSSNHDFLKDPIKFVIKGDMLYADKTTLGGDDGIAVAYALAILDSKDIPHPPLEVLITTEEETGMGGAMAVTGEHFSAKRLLNIDSEEEGVFLVSCAGGANLHISFKIETEKVKGTAVKISVTNLLGGHSGIEIKNQRANAIKILGRILSQIKKTEKINIIEIEGGSKHNAIAKESYAVVASENAESVLKIIETVTADLKAEYRTADKLLTVTACKTQTEKNVMFTKQLSDNLIDFMMIVPDGVRYRSLDIPGLVQTSLNNGILKEKNGKLEFTVSVRSSVKSALDETCEIIRIQAERTNAEFEKVSEYPAWEYNPDSPIRDKAIAAYKKITGSEPKINAIHAGLECGLLGKAIKGVDAISFGPNLYDVHTPNEHMDIPSVERTWKFLLAYLEELKQ from the coding sequence ATGAATCCGTTACAAAACACAGAACCTAAAAACGTTTTTAATTGGTTTTATGAAATTTCGCAAATTCCGAGGGGCTCGGGCAACGAAAAAGCGATAAGCGATTTTCTTGTAAAATTTGCAAAAGAAAGAAATCTTGAAGTTTATCAAGATACCGCTATGAATGTAATTATTAAAAAAAACGGAACAAAGGGCTTTGAAAATTCGCCGGCCGTAATCCTTCAAGGCCACATGGATATGGTTTGCGAAAAAGAAACAAGTTCAAATCACGATTTTTTAAAAGACCCTATTAAATTCGTCATTAAAGGCGATATGCTTTATGCGGACAAAACCACATTAGGCGGCGATGACGGAATTGCCGTAGCTTATGCGCTTGCAATTCTCGACTCAAAAGATATTCCTCACCCGCCTTTGGAGGTTTTAATTACAACGGAAGAAGAAACGGGAATGGGAGGGGCTATGGCCGTAACGGGCGAGCACTTCTCGGCAAAAAGACTTTTAAATATAGATTCCGAAGAAGAAGGTGTTTTTTTGGTAAGCTGCGCCGGAGGAGCAAATCTTCATATTTCCTTTAAAATTGAAACCGAAAAAGTAAAAGGAACCGCCGTTAAAATTTCCGTTACGAATTTATTGGGCGGACACTCAGGTATAGAAATTAAAAATCAGCGCGCCAATGCAATAAAAATTTTGGGAAGAATTTTATCTCAAATTAAAAAAACGGAAAAAATAAATATAATCGAAATTGAAGGCGGCTCCAAACATAATGCAATTGCAAAAGAATCTTATGCGGTAGTTGCCTCGGAAAATGCGGAAAGCGTTTTAAAAATAATAGAAACCGTTACCGCAGACTTAAAAGCGGAATACAGGACAGCCGATAAACTTTTAACGGTTACAGCTTGTAAAACTCAAACCGAAAAAAACGTTATGTTTACAAAACAACTTTCCGATAACCTTATCGATTTTATGATGATAGTTCCTGACGGAGTGCGCTACAGAAGTTTGGATATTCCAGGCTTGGTTCAAACAAGTTTAAATAACGGTATTTTAAAAGAAAAAAACGGCAAACTCGAATTTACCGTTTCGGTAAGAAGCAGCGTAAAAAGCGCGCTTGATGAAACTTGCGAAATTATCCGTATTCAAGCCGAGCGTACAAATGCCGAATTCGAAAAGGTTTCGGAATATCCCGCATGGGAATACAATCCCGATTCTCCCATACGGGATAAGGCAATTGCAGCTTATAAAAAAATTACCGGAAGCGAACCTAAAATAAACGCCATTCACGCAGGATTGGAATGCGGGCTTTTGGGTAAGGCAATTAAAGGCGTTGACGCAATCAGTTTCGGGCCTAACCTTTACGATGTTCACACGCCGAACGAACACATGGATATTCCCTCTGTAGAACGCACTTGGAAATTCCTGTTAGCTTATTTAGAAGAATTAAAACAATAA
- the hisS gene encoding histidine--tRNA ligase: MSNLIQPKILKGFRDFLPDAEIRRALLSEKLVRAFRSSGFVPIDTPALEYSEILLRKSGGETEKQVFRFNDNGGRDVSMRFDLTVPLARFIAEHRSEIYFPFKRYHIGKVWRGEKPQAGRYREFMQCDFDVIGSDTAASDFEIIHLIKKALNELNVSDFKIHVSHRGIFNRFLKALNVQDRSEEILRIVDKLAKIGKDEVLKLLTELTSAENAEKIFDYVSGGTTDIKTADFKTVLSHVETLAGGKAEDSERMRDIYSFICAVGIQDYVVFDPSITRGLDYYTGVVYETFLTKLPSIGSVCSGGRYDNLTGLYMKESVSGAGASIGLDRLIAALEQLGENNFRGSFTDVLIFSDTGTDFALSYKTAAFFEACGINAEVYPEPKKINHQYTYAEKKDIKWGIFIPEGLTLPVNLDEDSFKIRLKNLAERKEEELTLKEAVKRVRG, encoded by the coding sequence ATGAGTAATTTGATACAGCCTAAAATTTTAAAAGGATTCCGCGATTTTCTTCCCGATGCCGAAATACGGAGGGCCTTGCTTTCGGAAAAACTTGTAAGAGCTTTCCGCAGTTCGGGCTTTGTTCCCATTGATACCCCCGCTTTGGAGTACTCCGAAATTCTGTTACGGAAAAGCGGAGGCGAAACGGAAAAGCAGGTTTTCCGTTTTAACGATAACGGGGGACGAGATGTTTCAATGCGGTTTGATTTAACGGTTCCTCTTGCAAGGTTTATTGCTGAACACCGTTCGGAAATTTATTTTCCTTTTAAGCGCTACCACATAGGAAAGGTTTGGCGCGGGGAAAAGCCTCAAGCCGGACGCTATCGGGAATTTATGCAATGTGATTTCGATGTCATAGGCTCGGATACCGCCGCTTCCGATTTTGAAATTATACATTTAATAAAAAAGGCATTAAATGAACTTAACGTATCGGATTTTAAAATTCACGTTTCTCACCGCGGTATTTTTAATCGTTTTTTAAAAGCTCTTAATGTTCAAGATAGAAGCGAAGAAATTTTACGCATTGTAGATAAACTTGCAAAAATCGGAAAAGATGAAGTGCTTAAACTTTTAACCGAATTAACTTCAGCAGAAAATGCGGAAAAAATATTTGATTACGTTTCAGGCGGAACAACCGATATAAAAACGGCCGATTTTAAAACCGTGCTTTCTCATGTAGAAACTCTTGCCGGCGGAAAGGCGGAAGATTCCGAGAGAATGAGAGATATATATTCTTTTATTTGTGCCGTAGGTATTCAGGATTATGTCGTTTTCGACCCCTCAATTACGCGCGGTCTTGATTATTATACGGGCGTGGTTTACGAAACTTTTTTAACGAAGTTGCCTTCGATAGGGTCCGTTTGTTCGGGAGGGCGATACGATAATTTAACCGGGCTTTATATGAAAGAATCCGTAAGCGGTGCCGGAGCTTCTATAGGTTTGGACAGGCTTATAGCCGCTCTTGAACAGCTGGGAGAAAATAACTTTCGAGGAAGTTTTACGGATGTGCTGATATTTTCCGATACTGGAACCGACTTTGCTTTAAGCTATAAAACGGCAGCTTTTTTTGAAGCTTGCGGAATAAATGCGGAAGTATATCCCGAGCCGAAAAAAATAAACCATCAATACACTTATGCGGAAAAAAAAGATATTAAGTGGGGTATATTTATTCCGGAGGGGCTTACATTGCCCGTAAATCTTGATGAAGATTCTTTTAAAATAAGATTGAAAAACCTGGCGGAAAGAAAAGAAGAAGAGTTGACTCTTAAAGAAGCCGTTAAAAGGGTAAGAGGCTAG
- a CDS encoding histidine phosphatase family protein: MKIILIRHGITITNKTKVYSLDDSPLAEEAYPALDVLKSKLAYYEFKKVYSSPFKRALQTAEYLGLKNIRTDKRLQEYNFGIFKGLTFAEAEKKYPSEVKNWIEHNDEFPPPQGETSLEHFTRVSSFLEEAAAKDEDCIAVTHYGTITMALAWALDNFRLRNKFAPKNSSLTVLQIKAGNKTVEAFNE; this comes from the coding sequence TTGAAAATAATTTTAATAAGACACGGAATAACAATTACAAACAAGACTAAAGTTTACAGTTTAGACGATTCTCCGTTGGCGGAAGAGGCCTACCCCGCCCTTGACGTTTTAAAAAGTAAATTGGCTTATTACGAATTTAAAAAAGTTTATTCAAGCCCGTTTAAAAGAGCCTTGCAAACGGCTGAGTATTTAGGCTTAAAAAATATCCGAACCGATAAAAGACTTCAAGAATATAACTTCGGTATTTTTAAGGGCTTAACCTTTGCGGAAGCCGAAAAAAAATATCCTTCCGAAGTAAAAAACTGGATAGAACACAACGACGAATTTCCTCCTCCTCAAGGAGAAACTTCGCTTGAACACTTTACCCGTGTTTCCAGTTTTTTGGAAGAAGCGGCCGCAAAAGATGAAGACTGCATAGCGGTAACTCATTACGGTACAATTACTATGGCCTTGGCATGGGCTTTGGATAATTTCCGGCTTAGAAATAAATTCGCTCCTAAAAATTCCTCGCTTACGGTTTTACAAATTAAAGCGGGAAATAAAACTGTAGAGGCTTTTAATGAATAA